A stretch of the Planktothricoides raciborskii GIHE-MW2 genome encodes the following:
- the psaB gene encoding photosystem I core protein PsaB translates to MATKFPKFSQDLAADPTTRRIWYGIATAHDFESHDGMTEENLYQKIFASHFGHLAIIFLWTSGNLFHVAWQGNFPQWVKDPLNVKPIAHAIWDPQFGQPAVDAFTQAGASSPVNIAYSGVYHWWYTIGMRTNGDLYQGAIFLLILASLMLFAGWLHLQPKFRPSLSWFKNAESRLNHHLAGLFGVSSLAWTGHLVHVAIPESRGVHVGWDNFLSVKPHPAGLAPFFTGNWGVYAQNPDTAGHLFGTATGAGEAILTFVGGFHPQTQSLWLTDMAHHHLAIAVLFIIAGHMYRTNFGIGHSIKEILEAHKPPSGKLGDGHKGMYDTVNNSLHFQLGLALACLGVITSLVAQHMYSLPPYAFLAQDYTTQAALYTHHQYIAGFLMVGAFAHGAIFLVRDYDPEANKNNVLARMLEHKEALISHLSWVSLFLGFHTLGLYVHNDVVVAFGTPEKQILIEPVFAQWIQAAHGKALYGFDVLLSNPDSLAATAWPNYGDVWLPGWLDAINAGTNSLFLTIGPGDFLVHHAIALGLHTTTLILVKGALDARGSKLMPDKKDFGYSFPCDGPGRGGTCDISAWDSFYLAMFWMLNTLGWLTFYWHWKHLALWQGNVAQFNESSTYLMGWFRDYLWLNSSQLINGYNPYGTNNLSVWAWMFLFGHLVWATGFMFLISWRGYWQELIETLVWAHERTPLANLVRWKDKPVALSIVQARLVGLAHFTVGYVLTYAAFLIASTAGKFG, encoded by the coding sequence ATGGCAACAAAATTCCCCAAATTCAGCCAAGACCTGGCGGCAGATCCGACGACGCGGCGGATCTGGTACGGGATAGCCACAGCCCACGACTTTGAAAGCCATGATGGGATGACCGAGGAAAATCTCTATCAAAAGATTTTTGCCTCGCACTTTGGCCACTTGGCAATCATATTTCTGTGGACATCGGGCAACCTGTTCCATGTCGCTTGGCAAGGAAATTTCCCACAGTGGGTCAAAGATCCACTGAATGTCAAACCGATCGCCCACGCGATTTGGGATCCGCAATTCGGTCAACCGGCAGTGGATGCGTTCACCCAAGCGGGAGCATCATCACCAGTAAACATCGCCTATTCCGGGGTGTACCACTGGTGGTACACCATCGGGATGCGGACAAATGGGGATCTGTACCAAGGAGCGATCTTCCTGCTAATCCTGGCATCACTGATGCTGTTTGCAGGCTGGCTGCACTTGCAACCGAAGTTCCGTCCGTCCTTATCGTGGTTTAAAAACGCAGAATCGCGGCTGAACCACCACCTGGCAGGACTATTCGGGGTGAGTTCCTTGGCATGGACAGGACACTTAGTTCATGTGGCGATTCCCGAATCACGGGGAGTCCATGTGGGCTGGGATAACTTCCTGAGCGTGAAGCCACACCCGGCGGGGTTAGCGCCATTCTTTACCGGCAACTGGGGCGTGTACGCACAAAACCCAGACACCGCAGGCCATTTATTTGGCACGGCAACCGGAGCGGGAGAAGCGATCTTAACCTTCGTGGGCGGATTTCATCCCCAAACCCAGTCGTTGTGGTTGACGGATATGGCGCACCACCATTTGGCGATCGCGGTGTTATTCATCATCGCCGGCCATATGTACCGCACCAACTTCGGCATCGGTCACAGCATTAAAGAAATCCTGGAAGCGCACAAGCCCCCATCCGGGAAACTGGGTGATGGCCATAAGGGAATGTATGACACGGTAAACAATTCCCTGCATTTCCAATTGGGTCTGGCCCTGGCTTGCTTAGGTGTGATTACCTCCTTGGTGGCACAGCATATGTACTCCCTGCCGCCTTATGCGTTCTTGGCGCAGGACTACACCACCCAAGCGGCGCTGTACACTCACCACCAATACATCGCAGGATTCTTGATGGTGGGAGCATTTGCTCACGGAGCAATCTTCTTAGTGCGGGACTATGACCCGGAAGCCAACAAAAACAATGTGTTGGCCCGGATGCTCGAACACAAAGAAGCCTTAATTTCGCACTTATCCTGGGTGTCGCTGTTCTTGGGTTTCCATACCCTGGGACTGTACGTTCACAACGACGTGGTGGTAGCCTTTGGCACCCCAGAAAAGCAAATCCTGATTGAACCAGTGTTTGCACAATGGATTCAAGCGGCTCACGGCAAAGCCCTCTACGGTTTTGATGTGCTGCTGTCCAACCCAGATAGCCTCGCCGCTACCGCATGGCCAAATTACGGCGATGTGTGGCTGCCCGGTTGGTTGGATGCAATTAATGCGGGAACCAATTCTCTGTTCTTAACCATTGGACCGGGAGATTTCTTGGTCCACCATGCGATCGCCCTGGGTCTGCACACCACCACCTTGATTTTGGTCAAAGGTGCCCTGGATGCACGTGGATCCAAGCTGATGCCGGATAAGAAAGACTTCGGATACAGCTTCCCTTGCGACGGCCCCGGTCGTGGCGGTACTTGCGACATCTCCGCATGGGATTCCTTCTACCTAGCCATGTTCTGGATGCTCAACACCCTAGGGTGGTTGACCTTCTACTGGCACTGGAAGCACCTAGCCTTGTGGCAAGGAAACGTGGCCCAGTTCAACGAATCCTCCACCTATTTAATGGGATGGTTCCGGGATTATCTGTGGTTAAACTCTTCCCAGTTAATCAACGGATACAACCCCTACGGGACGAACAACCTGTCCGTGTGGGCTTGGATGTTCTTATTCGGACACCTGGTCTGGGCGACTGGTTTCATGTTCCTGATTAGCTGGCGCGGTTACTGGCAAGAGTTGATTGAAACTCTGGTCTGGGCCCACGAGCGCACTCCGTTAGCCAACTTGGTTCGCTGGAAAGACAAGCCGGTGGCTCTGAGCATTGTTCAAGCTCGCTTGGTCGGTCTGGCTCACTTCACCGTGGGTTATGTCCTCACCTATGCCGCCTTCTTGATTGCTTCTACCGCAGGCAAGTTCGGTTGA
- a CDS encoding photosystem I reaction center protein subunit XI, which produces MANSRDIEMIKPYGGDPFVGNLSTPISDSAFTRAFIGNLPAYRKGLSPLLRGLEIGMAHGYFIIGPWVILGPLRDSDYANLGGLISGITLILIATVCLSIHGLVTFQGQSSEGADPLQTGEGWSQLAGGFFVGGMGGAFVAYFLLENFAVVDGIMRGLFN; this is translated from the coding sequence ATGGCCAATTCCAGAGACATAGAGATGATTAAACCCTACGGTGGAGATCCATTTGTGGGCAATCTCTCAACTCCGATTAGCGATTCTGCTTTTACCCGCGCTTTCATCGGTAATCTGCCTGCCTACCGCAAGGGACTATCTCCTTTACTGCGGGGACTGGAAATTGGCATGGCTCATGGTTATTTTATCATTGGCCCTTGGGTTATCTTGGGTCCATTACGGGATTCAGATTATGCCAATCTCGGTGGATTAATTTCGGGGATCACTTTGATTCTTATTGCCACTGTCTGTCTGAGCATCCACGGACTGGTTACTTTCCAAGGACAATCATCTGAAGGAGCAGATCCTTTACAAACTGGTGAAGGCTGGAGTCAGTTAGCTGGTGGCTTCTTTGTTGGTGGTATGGGTGGAGCTTTTGTAGCCTACTTCCTACTGGAAAACTTTGCCGTTGTAGACGGTATCATGCGAGGTTTGTTTAATTAA
- a CDS encoding SGNH/GDSL hydrolase family protein yields the protein MTVPFLLIADLLAKLPSEPATPQIESESASELYKADDVAIDGTTNQISSRDISPPELSSLLPGSTDSWSNHWLLNDSPPELPPLAGIEKYLPLPPPPSTPTVPSQPQTHLRYSSFTMSYVPTTRPMPVSGPQLYHQRLAALKTGQIYTRLSGESFWSSWANATEQPTYEQWKSLLANEARAIAFGQGSNRLSVLLGDSITLWFPHEQLSRNRLWLNQGISGDTTTGILNRLSALLPTRPDTIYLMAGINDLRCGETDATILGNFRQIMRRLRQQHPDAQVVVQSILPTQLIEISNARIRHLNRRIEAIAQEEGAQYLDVYSQFIDAQGNFRSELTTDGLHLNAQGYQVWRSQLRDAEASIALYHRP from the coding sequence ATGACTGTGCCATTTTTGCTGATTGCAGACCTATTAGCCAAACTACCTTCTGAACCGGCAACACCCCAAATCGAGTCAGAGAGTGCATCAGAACTATACAAGGCTGACGATGTTGCCATCGATGGAACCACTAATCAGATTTCCAGTAGAGATATTAGTCCTCCTGAATTGAGTTCGTTGTTGCCCGGATCCACAGATAGCTGGTCTAATCACTGGTTGCTCAATGATTCACCCCCAGAACTACCCCCTTTGGCTGGGATAGAAAAATATTTGCCATTACCACCTCCACCCTCTACACCAACGGTGCCTTCTCAGCCGCAGACCCATCTTCGGTATTCATCATTTACGATGAGTTATGTACCCACAACGCGCCCGATGCCGGTTTCCGGGCCACAACTCTATCATCAAAGATTGGCTGCCCTGAAAACCGGGCAAATATATACTCGTTTATCTGGGGAAAGTTTTTGGTCATCTTGGGCGAATGCCACTGAACAACCGACTTATGAACAGTGGAAAAGCCTTTTGGCAAATGAAGCGAGGGCGATCGCCTTTGGACAAGGTTCTAATCGCTTATCGGTGTTATTAGGTGACTCGATTACTCTGTGGTTTCCCCATGAACAACTGTCTCGGAATCGCTTGTGGTTGAATCAGGGGATTTCCGGCGATACCACCACGGGGATTTTAAATCGATTGTCGGCGCTTTTACCTACCCGACCGGATACGATCTATCTGATGGCGGGGATTAATGATTTACGGTGTGGGGAAACCGATGCGACTATTCTGGGGAATTTTCGCCAGATTATGCGTCGCTTACGGCAGCAACATCCCGATGCTCAGGTGGTAGTGCAATCAATTTTACCAACTCAGTTAATAGAAATTTCCAATGCTCGCATTCGTCACCTCAATCGTCGCATTGAGGCGATCGCCCAAGAAGAGGGAGCCCAGTATCTAGATGTCTACTCCCAGTTTATCGACGCTCAAGGTAATTTCCGCTCGGAATTAACCACTGATGGATTACATCTGAATGCCCAGGGTTATCAAGTGTGGCGATCGCAACTGCGGGATGCTGAAGCATCAATTGCTCTCTATCATCGACCTTAA
- a CDS encoding type II toxin-antitoxin system HicB family antitoxin — protein sequence MKEYVVVFEWAGSNYSAYVRDLPGCISTGKTIEETEQNIKEAIALYIETLREDGQEIPEPCFYAKAIAVAA from the coding sequence ATGAAAGAATATGTGGTGGTTTTTGAATGGGCTGGCAGTAACTATTCAGCGTATGTTCGCGATTTGCCCGGTTGTATTTCGACAGGAAAAACTATTGAAGAAACCGAACAAAATATTAAAGAAGCGATCGCGCTTTATATTGAAACTCTGCGAGAAGACGGGCAAGAAATTCCCGAACCTTGTTTTTATGCTAAGGCAATTGCTGTAGCCGCTTAA
- a CDS encoding YtxH domain-containing protein, protein MSKNRSGSFIMGMLVGTAIGAIAGILVAPRSGRQTRQRLKKSVEALPELADDLAKTVQSQADRLSESTLRNWDETLQRLREAIAAGLEASKQERETLNQLDNGFSTKSAAKNSSPD, encoded by the coding sequence ATGTCTAAGAATCGTTCGGGATCTTTTATTATGGGTATGCTGGTAGGAACTGCGATCGGTGCGATCGCTGGGATCTTAGTAGCACCGCGCAGTGGTCGTCAAACCCGACAACGGCTGAAAAAATCTGTTGAGGCTTTACCAGAGTTGGCAGACGACTTAGCCAAAACTGTCCAAAGTCAAGCCGATCGCCTCTCAGAATCAACTCTGCGTAATTGGGATGAAACTTTGCAAAGACTTAGAGAAGCGATCGCCGCTGGACTCGAAGCCAGCAAACAAGAACGGGAAACCCTCAACCAATTGGACAATGGTTTTTCGACGAAATCAGCGGCCAAAAACTCATCCCCTGATTGA
- the psaB gene encoding photosystem I core protein PsaB translates to MATKFPKFSQDLAADPTTRRIWYGIATAHDFESHDGMTEENLYQKIFASHFGHLAIIFLWTSGNLFHVAWQGNFPQWVKDPLNVKPIAHAIWDPQFGQPAVDAFTQAGASSPVNIAYSGVYHWWYTIGMRTNGDLYQGAIFLLILASLMLFAGWLHLQPKFRPSLSWFKNAESRLNHHLAGLFGVSSLAWTGHLVHVAIPESRGVHVGWDNFLSVKPHPAGLAPFFTGNWGVYAQNPDTAGHLFGTATGAGEAILTFVGGFHPQTQSLWLTDMAHHHLAIAVLFIIAGHMYRTNFGIGHSIKEILEAHKPPSGKLGDGHKGMYDTVNNSLHFQLGLALACLGVITSLVAQHMYSLPPYAFLAQDYTTQAALYTHHQYIAGFLMVGAFAHGAIFLVRDYDPEANKNNVLARMLEHKEALISHLSWVSLFLGFHTLGLYVHNDVVVAFGTPEKQILIEPVFAQWIQAAHGKALYGFDVLLSNPDSLAATAWPNYGDVWLPGWLDAINAGTNSLFLTIGPGDFLVHHAIALGLHTTTLILVKGALDARGSKLMPDKKDFGYSFPCDGPGRGGTCDISAWDSFYLAMFWMLNTLGWLTFYWHWKHLALWQGNVAQFNESSTYLMGWFRDYLWLNSSQLINGYNPYGTNNLSVWAWMFLFGHLVWATGFMFLISWRGYWQELIETLVWAHERTPLANLVRWKDKPVALSIVQARLVGLAHFTVGYVLTYAAFLIASTAGKFG, encoded by the coding sequence ATGGCAACAAAATTCCCCAAATTCAGCCAAGACCTGGCGGCAGATCCGACGACGCGGCGGATCTGGTACGGGATAGCCACAGCCCACGACTTTGAAAGCCATGATGGGATGACCGAGGAAAATCTGTACCAAAAGATTTTTGCCTCGCACTTTGGCCACTTGGCAATCATATTTCTGTGGACATCGGGCAACCTGTTCCATGTCGCTTGGCAAGGAAATTTCCCACAGTGGGTCAAAGATCCACTGAATGTCAAACCGATCGCCCACGCGATTTGGGATCCGCAATTCGGTCAACCGGCGGTGGATGCGTTCACCCAAGCGGGAGCCTCATCACCAGTAAACATCGCCTATTCCGGGGTGTACCACTGGTGGTACACCATCGGGATGCGGACAAATGGGGATCTGTACCAAGGAGCGATCTTCCTGCTAATCCTGGCATCACTGATGCTGTTTGCCGGCTGGCTGCACTTGCAACCGAAGTTCCGTCCGTCCTTATCGTGGTTTAAAAACGCAGAATCGCGGCTGAACCACCACCTGGCAGGACTATTCGGGGTGAGTTCCTTGGCATGGACAGGACACTTAGTTCATGTGGCGATTCCCGAATCACGGGGAGTCCATGTGGGCTGGGATAACTTCCTGAGCGTAAAGCCACACCCAGCGGGGTTAGCGCCATTCTTTACCGGCAACTGGGGCGTGTACGCACAAAACCCAGACACCGCAGGCCATTTATTTGGCACGGCAACCGGAGCGGGAGAAGCGATCTTAACCTTCGTGGGCGGATTTCATCCCCAAACCCAGTCGTTGTGGTTGACGGATATGGCGCACCACCATTTGGCGATCGCGGTGTTATTCATCATCGCCGGCCATATGTACCGCACCAACTTCGGCATCGGTCACAGCATTAAAGAAATCCTGGAAGCGCACAAGCCCCCATCCGGGAAACTGGGTGATGGCCATAAGGGAATGTATGACACGGTAAACAATTCCCTGCATTTCCAATTGGGTCTGGCCCTGGCTTGCTTAGGTGTGATTACCTCCTTGGTGGCACAGCATATGTACTCCCTGCCGCCTTATGCGTTCTTGGCGCAGGACTACACCACCCAAGCGGCGCTGTACACTCACCACCAATACATCGCAGGATTCTTGATGGTGGGAGCATTTGCTCACGGAGCAATCTTCTTAGTGCGGGACTATGACCCGGAAGCCAACAAAAACAATGTGTTGGCCCGGATGCTCGAACACAAAGAAGCCTTAATTTCGCACTTATCCTGGGTGTCGCTGTTCTTGGGTTTCCATACCCTGGGACTGTACGTTCACAACGACGTGGTGGTAGCCTTTGGCACCCCAGAAAAGCAAATCCTGATTGAACCAGTGTTTGCACAATGGATTCAAGCGGCTCACGGCAAAGCCCTCTACGGTTTTGATGTGCTGCTGTCCAACCCAGATAGCCTCGCCGCTACCGCATGGCCAAATTACGGCGATGTGTGGCTGCCCGGTTGGTTGGATGCAATTAATGCGGGAACCAATTCTCTGTTCTTAACCATTGGACCGGGAGATTTCTTGGTCCACCATGCGATCGCCCTGGGTCTGCACACCACCACCTTGATTTTGGTCAAAGGTGCCCTGGATGCACGGGGATCCAAGCTGATGCCGGATAAGAAAGACTTCGGATACAGCTTCCCTTGCGACGGCCCCGGTCGTGGCGGTACTTGCGACATCTCCGCATGGGATTCCTTCTACCTAGCCATGTTCTGGATGCTCAACACCCTAGGGTGGTTGACCTTCTACTGGCACTGGAAGCACCTAGCCTTGTGGCAAGGAAACGTGGCCCAGTTCAACGAATCCTCCACCTATTTAATGGGATGGTTCCGGGATTATCTGTGGTTAAACTCTTCCCAGTTAATCAACGGATACAACCCCTACGGGACGAACAACCTGTCCGTGTGGGCTTGGATGTTCTTATTCGGACACCTGGTCTGGGCGACTGGTTTCATGTTCCTGATTAGCTGGCGCGGTTACTGGCAAGAGTTGATTGAAACTCTGGTCTGGGCCCACGAGCGCACTCCGTTAGCCAACTTGGTTCGCTGGAAAGACAAGCCGGTGGCTCTGAGCATTGTTCAAGCTCGCTTGGTCGGTCTGGCTCACTTCACCGTGGGTTATGTCCTCACCTATGCCGCCTTCTTGATTGCTTCTACCGCAGGCAAGTTCGGTTGA
- a CDS encoding photosystem I reaction center subunit VIII translates to MTGDYAASFLPWIMIPLTCWVMPLVVMGLLFIEIEKEA, encoded by the coding sequence ATGACCGGCGATTATGCAGCTTCATTCCTTCCTTGGATTATGATTCCCTTAACCTGCTGGGTGATGCCTCTAGTAGTCATGGGACTCTTATTTATTGAAATCGAAAAAGAGGCTTAA
- the rimP gene encoding ribosome maturation factor RimP, translating to MTHPLIPQIIDLAKPVAENLGLQVVGAVFQTNHRPPVLRVDICNPDNDTSLEDCEKMSRALEMTLDATDLIPDAYVLEISSPGLSGQLTTDRDFISFKGFGVRIETVEPYKGQKEWQGNLVSRDETNVYLNQKGRVISIPRSLIALVELL from the coding sequence ATGACTCATCCATTGATCCCACAAATTATCGATTTAGCCAAACCAGTGGCAGAAAACCTGGGACTACAGGTTGTTGGAGCGGTATTTCAAACGAATCATCGCCCCCCGGTTCTTCGTGTAGACATCTGTAACCCTGATAATGACACGAGTTTAGAGGATTGTGAAAAAATGAGTCGAGCATTAGAAATGACTCTAGATGCCACCGACTTGATCCCGGATGCTTATGTCCTAGAAATCTCTAGTCCGGGTCTTTCCGGTCAACTGACTACAGACCGAGATTTTATCTCTTTTAAGGGTTTTGGGGTTCGCATTGAAACGGTTGAACCCTACAAAGGGCAGAAAGAATGGCAAGGCAACCTAGTCAGTCGAGATGAAACTAACGTTTATTTGAATCAAAAAGGTCGGGTGATTTCCATTCCGC
- the psaA gene encoding photosystem I core protein PsaA: MTISPPEREAKAKVVVDKDPVPTSFEKWGKPGHFDRTLARGPKTTTWIWNLHADAHDFDSHTSNLEDVSRKIFSAHFGHLAVIFVWLSGAYFHGAKFSNYEAWLSNPTGIKPSAQVVWPIVGQEILNADVGGGFKGIQITSGLFQLWRASGITNEFQLYCTAIGALVMAGLMLFAGWFHYHKRAPKLEWFQNVESMMNHHLAGLLGLGSLGWAGHQIHVSLPINELLDKGVAPQDIPLPHEFILNPSLMTELYPGVQWGGLSGIAPFFTLNWGAYSDFLTFKGGLNPVTGGLWLSDTAHHHLAIAVLFIIAGHMYRTNWGIGHSMKEILEAHKGPFTGEGHKGLYEILTTSWHAQLAINLAMMGSLSIIVAHHMYSMPPYPYIATDYPTQISLFTHHVWIGGFLIVGAAAHGAIFMVRDYDPAKNVDNLLDRMIRHRDAIISHLNWVCIWLGFHSFGLYVHNDTMRAFGRPQDMFSDTGIQLQPIFAQWVQHLHTLAPGNTAPYAGATASVAFGGDVVAVAGKVAMMPITLGTADFMVHHIHAFTIHVTVLILLKGVLFARSSRLVPDKMNLGFRFPCDGPGRGGTCQVSGWDHVFLGLFWMYNSLSIVIFHFSWKMQSDVWGTVAPDGSVSHITGGNFAQGAITINGWLRDFLWAQASQVINSYGSALSAYGLMFLAGHFVFAFSLMFLFSGRGYWQELIESIVWAHNKLKVAPAIQPRALSIIQGRAVGVAHYLLGGIVTTWAFFLARVISVSG; encoded by the coding sequence ATGACAATTAGCCCTCCAGAGCGAGAGGCAAAAGCAAAGGTAGTCGTGGACAAAGATCCGGTGCCAACTTCTTTTGAGAAGTGGGGTAAGCCCGGTCACTTTGACCGCACCTTAGCTCGCGGCCCCAAAACCACAACCTGGATTTGGAACCTGCACGCTGACGCTCATGATTTTGACAGCCATACCAGCAATTTAGAAGACGTATCGCGCAAAATCTTTAGCGCACACTTTGGCCACCTGGCCGTCATCTTTGTTTGGTTAAGTGGTGCCTATTTCCACGGCGCTAAGTTTTCCAATTACGAAGCTTGGCTGAGTAATCCCACCGGGATCAAGCCCAGCGCTCAAGTTGTTTGGCCAATTGTTGGTCAAGAAATCTTAAACGCCGATGTCGGCGGTGGCTTCAAAGGGATTCAGATTACTTCTGGACTCTTCCAGCTATGGCGTGCATCCGGCATCACCAATGAATTCCAGCTATACTGCACCGCCATTGGTGCCCTGGTAATGGCTGGTTTGATGCTATTTGCTGGCTGGTTCCACTATCACAAGCGGGCTCCAAAACTGGAATGGTTCCAGAACGTTGAGTCTATGATGAACCACCACCTCGCTGGATTGTTGGGTCTGGGTTCCCTTGGTTGGGCCGGACACCAAATCCACGTTTCTCTGCCAATCAACGAGTTGTTGGATAAAGGCGTGGCACCACAGGATATTCCCCTGCCCCACGAATTTATCCTCAACCCCAGCTTGATGACAGAGTTGTATCCGGGAGTGCAGTGGGGTGGTCTCAGCGGCATCGCGCCATTCTTTACCCTAAACTGGGGAGCTTATTCTGACTTCCTCACTTTCAAGGGTGGCTTAAACCCAGTCACTGGTGGCTTGTGGTTATCTGATACCGCACACCATCACCTGGCGATCGCTGTGCTCTTCATTATTGCTGGCCACATGTACCGGACAAACTGGGGCATTGGTCACAGCATGAAAGAAATCCTGGAAGCACATAAAGGTCCGTTTACCGGGGAAGGCCATAAAGGTCTGTACGAAATCCTCACAACTTCTTGGCATGCTCAACTAGCCATTAACCTGGCAATGATGGGTTCTTTAAGCATCATCGTGGCGCATCATATGTACTCGATGCCCCCGTATCCCTACATTGCTACTGACTATCCAACTCAGATATCTCTGTTTACCCACCACGTGTGGATTGGCGGATTCCTGATTGTTGGTGCAGCGGCTCACGGTGCAATCTTCATGGTTCGTGACTACGATCCAGCCAAGAATGTTGATAACCTGCTCGATCGCATGATCCGGCACAGAGATGCCATCATCTCTCACCTCAACTGGGTCTGCATTTGGCTAGGCTTCCATAGCTTTGGTTTGTACGTTCATAACGACACCATGCGGGCATTCGGTCGTCCCCAGGATATGTTCTCCGACACTGGGATTCAACTACAACCGATCTTTGCTCAATGGGTGCAACACCTGCACACCTTGGCTCCTGGAAACACCGCTCCTTATGCCGGTGCAACTGCCAGCGTTGCTTTTGGCGGTGATGTGGTCGCCGTAGCTGGCAAAGTCGCCATGATGCCAATTACCCTCGGCACCGCCGACTTCATGGTTCACCACATTCATGCTTTCACCATTCACGTTACCGTTCTCATCCTACTTAAGGGTGTTTTGTTTGCCCGTTCTTCTCGTCTAGTTCCCGACAAGATGAATCTGGGCTTCCGTTTCCCCTGTGACGGTCCTGGCCGTGGCGGCACTTGCCAAGTATCTGGTTGGGATCATGTGTTCCTGGGTCTGTTCTGGATGTACAACTCTCTATCCATTGTGATTTTCCACTTTAGCTGGAAGATGCAATCGGATGTTTGGGGCACTGTGGCACCAGATGGATCGGTTTCACACATCACTGGTGGTAACTTTGCTCAAGGTGCAATTACCATTAATGGTTGGTTGCGTGATTTCCTCTGGGCGCAAGCCTCTCAGGTAATCAACTCCTACGGTTCGGCCTTGTCAGCTTACGGGTTGATGTTCTTAGCCGGTCACTTTGTGTTTGCTTTCAGCCTCATGTTCCTGTTCAGTGGTCGCGGCTACTGGCAAGAACTGATTGAGTCTATTGTTTGGGCTCATAACAAACTCAAAGTTGCTCCAGCAATTCAGCCTCGTGCTCTGAGCATTATTCAGGGTCGGGCCGTGGGCGTAGCTCACTACCTCTTAGGAGGAATTGTCACCACTTGGGCATTCTTCCTAGCTCGGGTCATCTCAGTTTCGGGATGA
- a CDS encoding restriction endonuclease, whose amino-acid sequence MSNKPIQKIIFGSPGTGKSYRVENKIIPNQLNITDKSNIIPTVFHPEYTYGDFMGKLMPLTDDSGKVEYKYYPGHFLKAIAKAYKNIITSCIQLEKDKKDETEKYKKEIGKNLGEFTSEEKFTLEQKHKKIIKKPDNVVLVIDEINRGNSAAIFGTVFQLLDRNKSGWSQYPITISDLEKVGLLQEVGFKKYFLSKEKGYSFEYDGQTLKETEYDKYLNYIFSDLSESDRVQLQECKIKLPPNLSILATMNTSDNSIYFMDNAFKRRWDWEFINVDDDNQRDVVSIRRVNLDNNDTCAWNDFVDNLNKFICDPKHKIRKVEDKQIGYFFINEKTITEEHIKNKLMFFLWDSVFSNNRDPLTNLLGMEKGTLVTFGQFTKKVKNFVEAIKEYKG is encoded by the coding sequence ATGTCCAATAAACCCATTCAAAAAATTATCTTCGGAAGCCCTGGAACCGGAAAAAGTTATAGAGTTGAAAATAAAATAATTCCTAACCAGTTAAATATAACTGACAAATCAAATATTATTCCAACTGTATTTCACCCAGAATATACTTATGGTGATTTTATGGGTAAACTTATGCCATTAACTGATGATAGTGGAAAGGTAGAGTATAAATACTACCCAGGACATTTTTTAAAAGCAATAGCTAAAGCGTATAAAAATATAATTACTAGCTGCATTCAGTTAGAAAAAGATAAAAAAGATGAAACAGAGAAATACAAAAAAGAAATTGGAAAAAATCTAGGCGAGTTCACTAGCGAAGAAAAGTTTACTTTAGAACAAAAACACAAAAAAATAATTAAAAAACCTGATAATGTTGTTTTGGTTATTGATGAAATTAATAGAGGTAATTCAGCCGCAATTTTTGGTACAGTATTTCAACTTCTCGATAGAAACAAAAGCGGTTGGTCACAATATCCAATAACAATTTCAGATTTAGAAAAAGTTGGATTGTTGCAAGAAGTGGGATTTAAAAAATATTTTCTTTCTAAAGAGAAGGGATACTCTTTTGAGTATGATGGTCAGACTTTAAAAGAAACCGAATACGATAAATATCTTAACTATATTTTCAGCGATTTGAGCGAAAGTGACAGAGTTCAACTTCAAGAGTGCAAAATTAAATTGCCCCCCAATCTATCAATCTTGGCTACCATGAATACATCGGACAATTCAATCTATTTCATGGACAATGCCTTTAAACGTCGTTGGGATTGGGAGTTTATAAATGTTGACGATGACAACCAAAGAGATGTAGTGTCCATCCGAAGAGTAAACCTTGACAATAATGATACTTGTGCTTGGAATGATTTTGTTGATAATTTAAATAAATTCATCTGCGATCCAAAGCATAAAATTAGGAAAGTTGAGGACAAACAAATTGGGTACTTTTTCATTAATGAAAAAACTATAACTGAAGAACACATCAAAAATAAATTGATGTTTTTTCTATGGGATAGTGTGTTTAGCAACAATAGAGATCCATTGACTAACCTTTTGGGAATGGAGAAAGGCACTTTAGTTACCTTTGGACAATTTACGAAAAAAGTTAAAAATTTTGTTGAGGCAATCAAGGAATATAAGGGATAA